The Hippopotamus amphibius kiboko isolate mHipAmp2 chromosome 3, mHipAmp2.hap2, whole genome shotgun sequence genomic interval GCATTCTCCAAGAAGCTATGTCACAGTCACTATCTGTggcgggttttttttgtttgtttgtttgttcctttgtttcttaAACATAGTAAAAGCAATAAAGTCCAAGacatatggaaatatatttttaaattatgctagATTATTTTGTAATGGTGCCTCTCTCCGTACAATGATGTAATTAGTCTGTCACTTACCTGTTAGAACATCAAGACTTTCTATCCCTTTTTGAAAGCAGGCTTCTTATggaatactaaaaaagaaaacagtcctTTCTACATTCTAAAGAGAATAAGTTAAGACATAATGACGTAAGATATTAGCATCCCAGAGAGCAGTATTCTCTAAAGTTTCCCTTCCTTTGCTCATCAGAAACATGCTCAATGTTGTAATAAATTTAACTATTGCTTTGTTCATTTGGCCTATAGTAGAGTAAGTTACCCCTCCTCAAACTGAGAAACCAAGTACAGAAAAGGGTTTGAAGGTGTTAGGTGCCTCAGGCTGAACAAAGACaccagggaaaagaaggaaaattcaaATGGATGGCAGAGAGGGTGACAGAgaacaggaggaaggaaaaaaacaaacatcatgttttgtaaaaaaaagaagaggatcaCCAAGACACTACTGCTTGCACCCATTCCTGTAAGATGAATTTCTGTGCTTTAGGAGACAGTCTTCTCTAGCTCTTGTAAACTATTTGTAATTACAATCCAGGGAAGGCACCATGGTGCTTGAGACCAGAGTTTCTATTCTGTGTGCTAGAGCCATCCTTCACCAAGGAACCGCAGATTTGTAGTAAGTGGTCTGAGGGTTATAATGTATATGAGCACTGAGTAGATATCtagtatttttttctacttcatttccatttgttttggtAAATAATGTTAGAAAAAAGACAGTTATTAAGGGAAAcattttactgaaataatttttcttcactATTGAGAAAGTTGCTAATTTTTTCCTAATAGCATTTCTGAAAGTATAGACCCAGAACTCCTGCTAGATTTTACATTAAGTGGAGACAGCCTGATCAAAACTGGAGCTAGCCCAGAAAGAAGTAGAGCCAACAAACATATGAGACACTTTCTTATAATAAGTTTTCAGCTAtagatttcattcatttccaaACAATTTTactatcttttattcattttatattactGCTTTTTTACACTTATGTAAGTAATAAGTGAAACTTAGTAAACTTACTAACATCTAAAGAACTAAAATATTaccaataattaaatatatttttacctcTTCTCTACCCGCCACCTGCCTCACCCTAAAAGTAaccaatattctaattttatcctataaaaaattttatctatatgtattttattgaCTTTCAATTTTAGACAACTTAGCATTGTATGTGCAGAATTCTaggaattgcttttattttttcatccaaCATTACTCTACCAAGTTTTATGTTGGTTGTTAAATATAGTTGTAGACTCATTTTCATTGCTATATCACACCTCTTTGtgtgattatttcaaaatatgtttattcatttttccaaCCAATGTATATTTGACTACTAGGAAGAGTaactatgaacattttaaaatatgtcttctAGGAGTGTAATTGATAGGCTTCAGGATGTGCCAATATTCAGCTTTACAAAAGAGTGTCATAAATTTCCACAAGGCGTGAGGAGATGCAGTCTAGTTATATGTCAAAGAAGAGAACTAGAAGATTTGTGAACAGATCTATAATCTTCACAAGATTAGCAAAGGATTAAGTAGAAGAATGTTcttttctgttgttattgttttaattaagaatatgaataaaattataatcCACAAAACCCCCTGAGCTCATATTTTTCAatgtcagtttaaaaaatatcaattttagcCTCTTTTTCCTTATCATTTGGAAGACAGTTCTTTGAACACTAAAGTAGACCAGTGTCTtgtgaagagaagagagtttCTTTGAGGCAGAAAGACTTACCcttatttattacatattattaaaatatgtgaTCTATAAAATTAGATCTGAGGTTTACGATTATGCTTCTCTTAATGAGGAGCATATTTATAAAAGCATCTTGACCTTCTCCTACATACCTGTGTTAATTAAAGACAACTTGCAGAGTGTGGAGGAGGCATCATAATAAAGGATCTTAGTGTATTTCATGATTCCGTAGTTCTTTGTCCCCTAGATTATTGCCTGGATTCAAAAGCCTAGCCAAGTACAATAAAATCTTCTGGTGGTAAAATGATAATGAGATGTATCATCTTTACACTCTCATTGATTTGTTAAAGAGCTCTATAAATAGATGAACTTCCAGGACCTTGAGTACTAAGTAAACCTGGTACCTTCCAACGGTAAGCACTCTCTGCAACTACTTTAACATAGGACAAATTCTTTACATGGAGTGAAGAACTCAAAAAGACAGCCTAATTAATGACAGATttacttttattctatttcataaTCTAACAATGCAATAtgaagtgggaggagggagatgaaTAGTTGaagtacagaggatttttagggcagtgaaaacactgtATAATactattgagttggccaaaaacttCACTTAgctttttccataacatcttacagaaaaacccacacaaataTTTTGACCAGACCAATATAATGACAGTtgcatgtcattatacatttgtccaaattcaTGGAATGTATGACATCAGGAGAGAACCCTAAGGTTAGTTCCACACTTCAGGTTATTATGTGTCCATGTAAGTTCATCAATGGGAACAAATGCATCACTCTGCTAGGGGAGATTGTTAATGGGGGAGGCTCTGCATGTACAGGGGCAGGTGGTATGCGGGATATCTCTGTATCTTCTTCTtaattttactgtgaacctaaaattgctctaaaaatattatttaataaaattaatccaatttgtttatttgctgATGTATAGACTTCTACATGCAAATACAAAGTATTTCTCTAGGGTGCAATTTCCTGGGCTCATGAGCTACATTTATGCAATGATTATGATATATTCTTTAGATCAGCCTTACTTAGAGATGCCTTGGATCTCCTTTGGCTCATGAAGCAGGGAAGGAAAAAGTGCATTCCCTGAGGTATATGGCCAACTGTGGTCACTACCACCTTCCAAAGCAGTCTCTTGGTCTCTAAGGCTGATGCAATGCTTACTGATTCAGAATGCTTGGTGCCAAAACTACTTCCACACTAACAGGCACTTTTGTTTATCAATTCCCCAGGGATAATTTCTTTTAGCAACCAATGGTTTCTTGACAAGAAGCTTCGGAGCTGAATCCTACTATCGAGCTACTGAACATGTCTCCTACTAGCAGGCCTCAATTACCCTAACATAATAAAAGATTCTCTGAAGACATTACATCAGCCACCTTGAATTCTTCCTCTGTCTCCAGTGCCCTGCCCAGTCAAGTATGGAGACTAAagcctcttccctttctccccatctGTGAGTTCATGCCAAATGTCTGCTTTTACATGGAACATCTTTCTCACATCAttcttctcccccttcctctcacTCAGGGCAAGGGGCACAGTGCCACCTTCACAGTCAAGACTGTGTGTCCCTTTGATGTttccactgtgtatatacatGACACCTAAGGGTAACTTTTCATGTGTAGCCAGTTATTTCTGTATGTTGCAGAAGACTTTTAAACAGGCAATCTCTGAAGTTCAGCTTCAGCCTTGGTCTTCAGCCAAAATCATTTATCAGCTTAGACTGCAGCATTTGAAAGGCTGAAGAGCTAAATGTCTGTATCAGTGTCATTTCTGACCTATCTGCCCTTCAGAGATATGATTGTATAGGTTACTGCTTGCATAATCTCCATAATGGTGCTATCACAAATTTGGCACAGGATTCAGATTTAttgttaatatatacatatttactctCAAATATTGGTGAATATTCTAGGtgtgacttggagaaaatatctccctatttttttcatttatttcacttcaGTTCTCTTTTGGATATGAAACATTAAACAAATTGGCATTCTTCTAAAAtcaatgattataataataaCCTCCTTTGCAAAATGTGAAGATGCACATCACAGTCACAGCTGCAACTGATGACAATTCACCTCAGCAACAAGCACAGATAAGATCACAAAGTGAAATTGTACcacttttttcctccttcatttttttaaccTAACACCTCATTGATAAAGAATGgaattttaatttgttcttactacaaattaattaattaataaaattacctGATAAAGATTTCACAGTTCTGTAGAAtttaattgtgtgtgtgcatatacacacacacaaaatcccttaaagtatatgaaatttatctttaaatatgttAGTTTTTATTTGGTTTGGAGATTTTTTATACAATGATGACCATTGGAAGGTGTCTTAGTGAATTCCTTTTATGAGATGTTGAAAAAAGTCATCAGAATAAGGCAGGATGGGGAAAGCggagaaagaaaagttaagacACAGAATGGTCCAGATTTAAAATGCAGTCTGTAGAGGGAAGGAATATAAGTTCTTCATGGAACTAAACGAGGATGATGGATGCTCTAGGTACCATGTCTGGTACCCACAAATATTTCTAGAAGGATCACTCTGCATTGATTCCCAGCAGGGCATTGTATAACAGAAATTAACCTTGGGTTCCCAGCTACTGAAATATGACCAAAGAACTGACAATTGCCAAGATTTCTATTCTTGGTGTGTGGTGTCATTGAAGGACGCTAGCACAGCTGAGTATATAGGAAGATTGCTGTTGTATCAGTGGTGTGTGGTAAAGCTAACCCATTAGGCTCCCTCCTTCTATTCCATCCATGGATAACACGTAGCAAGAGAAGGGCATAATACTAAACACACTTGCTAGATTCCTTTTCACTCTTCTTTTGCTGATAAATTAGAAGAAGAGTGTTAAGACAAGATAAATATGACCCATGTTCAGACAAACTTCTTAAGTTCTTTTGAGAGAGACCAAATAGTGAACGTGTCACAGTAAGAAAACTTAATTAATTACTAGAGAAAGCAGCCTACCTAAGCAACAATAACAGGCTTACCAAAAATAAACACTGGAATTACACAGTTGCCCATGCAGCTATAGACATTTTCTGTTCTCCTTCATCTTCCTGAATCCGATAATCCCACCAGGAGGTAATCACCACCAGACCTACATGAAAACAAAACCCTGACTTGCTCTGCTGctgtctttcttatttccttttcaatattcttctttgcttttctgctTCCCCTTATGTTTGAATTTGCCTAAATTTTCAGGCAGTACACATGTCCAGATCTTGTTGGAAGAAAAACACCATGGTTGAAATCTGCATCAATGGGTAGTTAATTCTGCTTATGTACACCAcactttaaaatgtagattcctgtTGAACAAGGgacaataattctttaaaatacacaatataaTTTCTTAGTGGGGTCTATGGTGAAGATGATGGAGCACCAGAAGATAAGTGATCAGTGTCTCTCATACTTGAAAACTTGGTGAACACACCTTCCAGGTCTCAGATGACCCTAGATGACTTCTGAAGTCTCTTTCAATCATAAAGCCTGAGGATTACTGTGTAAATTGGAGAAACACCTCAATGTACCAAAAATGATCTTGGCATATGCCCCAGTTTTCAGTCGATTATATCTGCTTCTTAGTctaatctcttttatttcttcctagtaTGAGGTCATGGCTGAGTGTAAATTAGACAGATTTACATAGTTTGAATGATGGAAGAAACCATCAAAATACACTGTTAGCATGAGGAACAGTGATGATTAACAAAATGCACTCCAGGAACATTCATCTCTTCAGCTATGTGCCTTCCTAAGCTCACGGCATTTCAGAGAATGGGAGATTTTCCATGTTGCACATTTACAAAGGGCATCAATCTGTACACTcatgaagacttttaaaataagttgatAAAGATGGTCATAGAGTTATACTTATAGTAATTAAGAAAAATTCATATACAAGTTGAAACTTTTAATTACCACCAATACATTTTAATTGCAACAACTTCTGTAAGTACAGTGTGAGTAGTATAATTACACCCTATTGCACTATTTTAGAAACATGATTTGTTAAGGTAAAATTTTTGGCATTGGTTTTCTAAAATTATTGCAATGGAAACCTCAACAGTATGAAATTGTTTGGGACTGCTCTGTCTGTGAGAAGTCAAGATTGTCTGTTTCCTAAGGGAGGCCACACTGTCAAACCATGCAGTCTTCACAATTTGCCTTAACAAAACTGTTAACATGCCCATTATGTCACAGATTATGAAGGACAGAATGTTCCAGAAGGTCAATCATAAATTCCAGAGGGTCAGAGCTGGAAGTGACCTGGAGGTCATCTGATCCACTCCCCTTGTATACAGTCTCAGAAAAGTAAAGGGCAGAAAGCGAGTATCTGAGGGGACTTCTCTTCAAGGCTCGCCACTTTGGATGACAGAACATGCCTCTCTGTACCTGCTGCATTTGTCAACACCGTGTTCTGTAAATAGACCAAAACCAGCAAAGAGTGCAAACAGCAGAGGCTTCATTTCCCTTCAAAGAGTTGATCTCGGCACCACACTTTCCTCATGGCAGTCTTCATGTCTGTGTTTCTCAGTGTGTAGATTAGAGGGTTGAACATGGGGGCAATCATGGTGTAAAAGAGGGCAAAAACCTTGTCATTACTGACTGAATCCACTGTGGGGACATAGGTGAAGATGAGGGGCAGGAAGAACATGAACACGACAGTTATGTGTGAGCCACAGGTGGAGAGGGCTTTGCGGCGGCCCTCGGAGGAGCGAGTCCTCAGGGTGGACAGGATGATGATGTAAGAAATTACCAAGGTGACAAAGGTCAAGATGGACAGCACTCCTGTGGTGGTAATGATTGCAATAACCGACAGGCTAGTGTCAATGCAGGCCAGCTTCAGCAAGGGGAATACATCACAGAAATAGTGATCTATCTGATTGGGACCACAGAAGGGAAGTCTAATTATAATCAGCACTTGCAGGATTGAATGGATGAAAGCTCCCATAGCAGAAGCCATTACAAGGACATAGCACACCTCTCTATTCATGATGAGCATATAGTGAAGAGGTCTGCAGATGGCtgcatagcggtcataggccatggccACCAAGATGAAGATCTCAGTGGCACCAAAGAAGTGGGCATAAAACATCTGGGCCAGGCAGCTGTTGTAGGAGATGGTCTCCTGCTGGGCCAACAAGTCAGTGATGAATTTAGGGGCAACTGTGGAGGTGAAGCAGACATCCAAGAAGGACAAGTAgctgaggaaaaaatacatgggcTGCTCACCCAGGCGGCTGCCCCTGATGGTGAGAAGAATGAGCAGATTTCCTGAGAGAATCGCAACATAGCAAAGTGAGAACAGCACAGAGCAGGCAACCTTCGCATTTTCATCACTAAAAAGTCCCAGGAGGATAAATTCTGTGATGTTTTCATGTCCCATTgcttctgtgggtttgtcatctaGAAGGTGAAGATAATATACCTGAAACACACaactttttgaaattatttatttatttaaaaagtcattcatcTAACCAATTAATAAATATTGACTGTTCAGTATGGTACAACTACTATAATTGGTGCAATGGGTACAGCagtgtataaaatacacacaatcTCTACCCAAAATAAAGTTCATTAGCGCAGACATACAGATAATAATAGCACAAATAGTCAACTCATTGCAATTATGATAAATTCCAAAGCCTCACACCTACAATGAAGAGcaggataaatatttaaaagatgatttaGCTCCTGACCATAGGACCAGGATTCATGTGCAGGTTGAAGATGATGAAGTACATGTGCTGAGCTCTGTGAACACCTTCAGTCCCTTTGACAGCAGGACCCAGGTCAGTGATGCAACTATGCTGAATAACTGCTACTACACAACTGAATATCCTGCTTTCTACTTCCTGCATCCTCTGTGGTCATTCAAAGAAAGTTCTGAAGCCAAGAGACTGCTCCCTCAGTGAGAATTATAGGAAGAAACCACTTGAATCAAATCTGAAACATTCAGCCCAATCATGGCAACCATCAAGAGCTGAGTGACCACAGCATTTGAGAGTCCATGCAAGTGGTGAGCTCCTGAATTGTACTAAATACCAAAGTCTCTGATTAGAGAGTGAAAAGTCATGTGATCCTGGGCTCAGGAGAGACACTGCCACTGTTTCCAGAGAAAAGTTTGTGTGCCATCCACTCTAGTCTCCTTAGCTCCaatccagatgaagaaacagaggcccagTAGGATTAAGTGATTTATCAAAAATCAATCACAGacggtggcaaagtagaaggacaagGAATGTATACCTCTCCGCatatgcatcaggaatacatcaaaagaggcaataattctcacagaaaaccagcggaacaccagcagaagaccttggaaaGCAGgaaggactacaaagatcctgacataactgggacaacTGACCTCTGAATTCTGGATTACTTGACCAGAAATCAAAGTGGACACTCTGGGGAGTGAGAAATGAATCCAaaacactagaccactagagagtcctctgccacagggaagattaactgcagagaattctcacagagccctcTATCAGAGTCCAAGACCTAGCTTCGCACTGCTGTCTGTAACTGCCAGTGCAGGATACcacacaccaaactacaaacaagacaggaatgtAAACCCACTCATTAGCACACAGATTACCTAAAGCCTTATTAAGCtgacagataccctaaaacacaccacctgacatggcactgctcatcagagagaaaagactcagatacacactccagaaagcaggcaccaaaCCCTCCCACTGGgaaacctactcaagacactgggtGAATCCCAGCACAGGGAGCAGAGAGCATAAATAAGAGGAAATATTACTAGGCAGCATAGAGGAGGGAGACAGCATAtcctacaaattagacaaaatgagaaaacaaagaaacaccttgcaggcaaaggagcaagataaaaactcacaagacatgaagaaaataaatgaagaggaaataggaaaattgcctggaaaataCTTcaagtaatgacagtaaagatgatctaaaatctcaaaaccaaaatagagaaaatacaataaacatttaataagtacatagaaaaagagaagaacaaaaacaaaaaacagtaatgaacaatacaaaaactgaaattaaaaatattctaggtgATATAAATGGtggaataacagaggcagaagaatgagtaagttagctggaagatagaatgctgGAAATAACTGCaatagagcaggaaaaaaaaagaaaaagaatggaagacagtctcagagaccttggtgacaacattaagtgcaccaacatttgaatcataggca includes:
- the LOC130848112 gene encoding olfactory receptor 4P4-like encodes the protein MGHENITEFILLGLFSDENAKVACSVLFSLCYVAILSGNLLILLTIRGSRLGEQPMYFFLSYLSFLDVCFTSTVAPKFITDLLAQQETISYNSCLAQMFYAHFFGATEIFILVAMAYDRYAAICRPLHYMLIMNREVCYVLVMASAMGAFIHSILQVLIIIRLPFCGPNQIDHYFCDVFPLLKLACIDTSLSVIAIITTTGVLSILTFVTLVISYIIILSTLRTRSSEGRRKALSTCGSHITVVFMFFLPLIFTYVPTVDSVSNDKVFALFYTMIAPMFNPLIYTLRNTDMKTAMRKVWCRDQLFEGK